TTTTCGTTGAACATTTCGCGCAGAAGCTTTTCGGCACGCGCATCGACTTCCGCATTTGAACGGTTTCTGACCAACCAACCGATCGCACCCGCTGCACCAGCCGCAGCAAACGACGCTGCCGCAACGCGCAGTTTCTTGTTGTCATTCTTGTTGTCAGGCGCACTTTGCTTGACGACGGCCACCGCTGGCTCCAGCTCCGGCACAACCGGCTCCGCGGTATCGGTGACCATGACTGGTTCGGGCTCGGCTGCGGGTTCTGGTTGCGGCTCCAGCTCTGGTTCTACCGATGCTGTGTCCTGCGCGCGGCACCGTAGGCTCAGCATTGCAAATGCTGCTGCAAAGCCAAATAGCCATAGCGAACGGGAATCGTAGTAGTAGCCGGAAAAAACCTGTGCCACAAGAACCGCTAACGCCACAGCTACGGTCAGACCAGCTTGAAGAAACTTGAATAGGTGGCGACAAGCGATTGCCAACACAACCAGCACAATCACAAACAGACCGATTCCTATGACACCCGCTTCAGATCCGACTGTGTAGAAGATATTGTGCGGATGCTCCAGTGGACGTGAAGACCTCGGTGTCGACAGCACAACGAAGCTGTGCAGACCACCACCAAAGATGCGGTGTTCACCCATGATTCGGAAAGCTTCATCGTGAAGATAACTACGCCCAGAATCATGTTCTTTTTCGAAGGTCAACTGGATAAAGCGCGTCTTAAAGTACTCTTCAATCTCGGTACCTGCGATGAATCGCGAGTATCCATACGCGACCGCTGCGGCGACAGCGACGTAAAAAACAGTCGCCCACTTCCAACCCCAGTGAAAAAACACAGCTATTGCGGTAAAGAGGACTACCACGGTGGTAGCAACCAGTACACCGCGGCTTCCCGACGCAACGAGACCGTAAGCAAATGGTGCAGCGAACAAGAGAGCTGCCCACATGAACTTACGCCACAGCATAAAAAACACAGCTGCCGCGATGCCGTACAGCATGAAACGGGCAAAGACATTCGGGCCACCGCCGAACGCAGTCATACGTCCGACATATTTCGGACCAGTAATGCCGCCGTAGAGAAAAATAAGCGAGCAAATGGCTATTGCTAACCACAGCCACACCAGTGCCTGAGGATGCAAATAGAACAGTATCGCTGCCATCGTGGCGATGAGTCCGAGCGTTATCAACGCAGTAACGACGGGAGCGACTTCGGCAGCTTCAGGAGCCCATAGTCCGGACAGCATCATCCATAACAGCCAGACATAGAACGCCACTAATGCCCACGCTGCAATCGGCCACTGTTTTACATTGCCAGCGCCTTTCATCGCGTTCAACCAACTCTGGCGCTGAGATTGAGGCGTGCCAACGGCGGTAAGGATTGCAACGATCACCAAAATCGACAATGCCAAAGATAAATCAGGAAGCGCTGCGGAGACATCCTTCATCGTCATGTCGCCAACGTAGAGAACACCAGCAAACATTCCTGCGGCCACCACAATAAATAGCGACTGCAGTATTGGTTTTCGCTGTTTTACAGCTTCTCCAGCTACCTCAGTAGAAGTCATCCCAGCACTTCCTTCAAAACACCTATCACCCGCGCGACGTCGTCATCGTCCAGCGCCGGACCACTAGGAAGAGTAATGCCGCGGGAGAAAAGATTCTCAGCGGTACCGTTGATGGTCGCTCGCGCGCCCTCATACACCGGCTGCAGGTGCATCGGCTTCCACAGGTGACGAGCCTCGATGTTGGACTCACCCAGCGCCGCAATCACGCTGTCCGGGCTCAGCACGCCCTTATCGACGGCATCCTGTGGCAGCACAATCGAGGTCAGCCAGCAGTTCTCGGTGAACCGCTCGTCGGAGTCAGAGAGCAAGCGGGTACCTTTACCAGGGGCATCGTCGTCAAGCGAGGCGAGCAAATCTAGGTACGCGTCGCGAATCTGGCGGCGGCGAGCAATCATGTCGTCCAGACGCGAGTGCTGCGCCCGCCCCAGCGCGGCAAGCAGATTGGAAAGACGGTAGTTGTAGCCGATTTCGGTGTGTTCGTACCAAGCGACGGGCTGACGCGCCTGCGTGGACAGGTAGCGCGCGCGGGCGATGAGATCAGCATCGTTGGACAGCAGCATGCCACCGCCGGAGGTGGTCATGATTTTGTTGCCGTTGAAAGACAGCGCGGCGGCACGACCAAAGCTGCCGGCCGGCTGACCATCGACGCTAGCACCGAGCGCCTCGGCGGCGTCCTCGATGAGCGCGATGCCGAGTTCTTCCAGGCGTGGCGCGAAGGCCGGGTAGTCGGCGCAGCGGCCGAAGAGGTCCACAATCATCACGGCAGGAACGCTCTTGCCCTCGGCAAGCAGTTCATCGACGGTGCAGAGCAGCAGCTCAGGGTCGATGTTGCCGTCCTCTGCGGCATCGATAAACACTGGCGTAGCGCCGACGTAAGCGATGGCGTTGGTCGTGGCCGCGAAGGTCATGGTGGAAACCGGGATGTAGTCACCTTCACCAATCCCCAGCGCGAGCAGCGCCAAGTGCAGGCCAGCAGTACCAGACGACAGTGCGAGCGCGTGCTCAACACCGCAGCGCTTGGCAATCTCCGCTTCAAACGCGTCTACCTCGGGGCCCAACGGAGCCACCCAACCAGAGTGGAGTGCACGAACGACGGCCTGTTCTTCTGCTTCGGTGACTGTCGCGAGCGAAAGAAAGATCCGCTCATTGGGCTTGTTAGCGTCGGCGTTAGTCATTACTTCTGAACCTTTCGGACGCGGTTGAGTACCTCGATGAGCTGGTTGTACAGGCTGTCACGAGCAAAACGCTTCTCACCCAGTTCGCGGTTTCGCTGTCCCGCTGCGCGCATCTCATCGCGGTCGGAGATGATCTCAGCGAATCGCTTGGCCGCGGTCGGAATATCGCGCGAGAGACGCCAACCGGCATCGTGCTCGGTTGCGGCTTCCTCCAGCCAGCCACCGTGGTTGAACACCACCGGACGCGATGCGGCCATGGCATCGAAGACCTTGTTCAGGGAGTTGCCCTCCAGGCAGGGGTCATCACGCAGCGGCGATAGCGCGATATCGGCGGCAGACACGTACTTGGCGACATCTTCCTTCGGCTGACGGCCGAGGAACATCGCATCGGCATCGAGACCAGCGTTCTCAGCGCGCTGGTACAACGCATCCGAGTCGCTTCCCTGCCCCAGCAGGACAAAGCGCACATTCTCCACGCCATCACGACGCAGCTGCGCCGCCAAATCCACAAGCCACTCCAGCTGGTAGGACATGCCAAAACCACCGGCGTAGACGGCCACCACATCATCGCCCCAGCCCTGCTCCTTGCGGAAAGCCGCACGCTGCTCGGCCGGGATATCAAAGCGCTCAAAGTCCGACGCATTTGGAATGACGGTCACGCGCTTCTTCGGAGCTACCTCTTTGACGCCATCGGCCATCGACGGCGACAGCGCCACCACCTCGCTCGATGCCGCATAGAATGCCTTCTCCAGCTGCTTAGCCAGGAAAATCGCGACCGGATTATTGAGATAGCCCAACTTGATCGGCACCTCTGGCCACAGGTCACGGATCTCCGCCACCAACGGTGCACGCTGAGTAAACTTCGCCACAATTCCCGGAACCGCCACAGTCAGCGGAGTCGAGGACGCGTAAATCACGTCGGCAGGCACACGGGCAGCAACCGCGGAGGCGCGCACTAGGAAGTTGAAGAAACTGACGATGCGCTCGCGCTTCGACATTTCATTGCGGTACGGAATCGCTAGACGACGCACGTGGATGCCATCAACAGTTTTATCCATGGCCTCATCGCGACCACAGATCATTGTCACCTCGTGGCCTACAGCGGCCATTCGGCGGGCAAACTCGTAGGGTCGGGAACCACCCGGCTCACCGGGGAGAACAAAGTGCTGGTGGATATAAGTGATTCGCATTGTTTAGCTTTCCTCGATTACGTCGACGGGGAGTTCTTCGGTGGTAGTTGATGGATTCTTCTGGCCTCCGGTTGGCCGCATTAGCGCCACTGCCGCAACCACGGCTGCTGCAAAATAGACAACTGCGCTAGTCCACGCGAGGCCGAGGGCGTCTCCGAGAAGAATGCCAATCGGGTAACAAATGACAGCGATAACGGCGGAAATGAGCTCCACTCGGCCAATTCGACGGGGATTGTCGCTGCCGAGAATTTCACCGCACAGGTGTCGGTAGCAGCCGAGCACCACGGCCGCGATAGTCAGTGGCAGCACCAACTCCCGGGCAGGCTCAAACTCATGGCCGAATACCGGCACGATGAGGAAGTAGAGTGCCACACCACCGAGCGCACCAAGCGCGCCGTACGCTGCAGTGACTATGCCAAGGTGTCGGAGCACACGAGACGGGGTGAGTTCGCGACCCCTCTGGTCGCTGGTGCGCTGATCGGCGACCGATTGCGCGACCCAATACAGCGGCTCTGTCGCCGTAGCCACGACCACGAAAAGGCCTAACGACGCCGGTGAGGCCAGCGCCGGCAGTAAAACGCGCCCCAAGCGTGTCGTCGTCAGCGGTCCCAGGCCCGATGCGATGAATGGGGCATTTGTTCGAGCCGTCTCTACCACTCCGCCAACACGGGAATCGGTGTGTTTGCGTGACTTCGCTAGCGACCAGATTGCCAGGGGCAGCGCCGGGAAGATATAGGCCGCAGCCCACCAGCGCCAGTCCTCGACTCCTGCAAAATACAATGCAGTGCTAATCAGCAGTACTGAGCCCTGGAAACCGACGAATACTGCGACAAAGAAAGACACTCGATGGCGGCTGATAGCCATCGCACGAACCATGGAAAATGACACGGTAACCAAGGCGACAACGCCGGCCATTGCCGTCCACGGTCCGTAGACGACACCTGCGATGGCACAGGCAATCAGAGCGACCACAGTCATGGCGAAACCACTCGGAATGAGACCGTGGTCGTAATCATCGCGGCGCAGCAAAAGCCGATCGGCCCCAAAGCCGACGAAGGGCGCCACAATATAGGCGAACTGCAAAACGGTAGCGACCTCGCCTCGACCGGCGGGCCCCAGCACTCGCGCGGAAAGAATACTGACCACAAAAGCGACGATTGCGGCCAGCGCTGAAGCTGCCGAAATCGTCGCAACTGTTCGAACTCTTTGCGCCAGCTGCCCGGAGTTAGAGGAGCTGGTGATTGTCACGGTGGGGAGTCATCCTAACTATTTTGCCTTCGAGCTAGCGGTTGCAAGTGATTGTGCACCAGCGGGATACGCCGCAATACTGCTTTGCGCCCCACCGTGCTCTGCAAGCCAACGACGTGCAGCATCGTGATTATGTGTGCACGGGAGAATCCGCGAATTCAGCCGTTCCGGCTCAACACGTACCTCAGTAATCAGCGGATGACGATCACCAATCTTGGGAACCTCGCGGTCATCAACCAAGTCCTCGGAGATCTTCTCACCTTCGCGAAGACCCGTGTAGACAATCTCTACGTCTGCGTCATGGAGCCTGATAAGGTTCTCCGCCAGCTCAGCAATCTTGACCGGCTCACCCATCTCCAGCACCAGAGTCTCACC
The nucleotide sequence above comes from Corynebacterium amycolatum. Encoded proteins:
- a CDS encoding DegT/DnrJ/EryC1/StrS family aminotransferase — translated: MTNADANKPNERIFLSLATVTEAEEQAVVRALHSGWVAPLGPEVDAFEAEIAKRCGVEHALALSSGTAGLHLALLALGIGEGDYIPVSTMTFAATTNAIAYVGATPVFIDAAEDGNIDPELLLCTVDELLAEGKSVPAVMIVDLFGRCADYPAFAPRLEELGIALIEDAAEALGASVDGQPAGSFGRAAALSFNGNKIMTTSGGGMLLSNDADLIARARYLSTQARQPVAWYEHTEIGYNYRLSNLLAALGRAQHSRLDDMIARRRQIRDAYLDLLASLDDDAPGKGTRLLSDSDERFTENCWLTSIVLPQDAVDKGVLSPDSVIAALGESNIEARHLWKPMHLQPVYEGARATINGTAENLFSRGITLPSGPALDDDDVARVIGVLKEVLG
- a CDS encoding O-antigen ligase family protein; its protein translation is MTSTEVAGEAVKQRKPILQSLFIVVAAGMFAGVLYVGDMTMKDVSAALPDLSLALSILVIVAILTAVGTPQSQRQSWLNAMKGAGNVKQWPIAAWALVAFYVWLLWMMLSGLWAPEAAEVAPVVTALITLGLIATMAAILFYLHPQALVWLWLAIAICSLIFLYGGITGPKYVGRMTAFGGGPNVFARFMLYGIAAAVFFMLWRKFMWAALLFAAPFAYGLVASGSRGVLVATTVVVLFTAIAVFFHWGWKWATVFYVAVAAAVAYGYSRFIAGTEIEEYFKTRFIQLTFEKEHDSGRSYLHDEAFRIMGEHRIFGGGLHSFVVLSTPRSSRPLEHPHNIFYTVGSEAGVIGIGLFVIVLVVLAIACRHLFKFLQAGLTVAVALAVLVAQVFSGYYYDSRSLWLFGFAAAFAMLSLRCRAQDTASVEPELEPQPEPAAEPEPVMVTDTAEPVVPELEPAVAVVKQSAPDNKNDNKKLRVAAASFAAAGAAGAIGWLVRNRSNAEVDARAEKLLREMFNEK
- a CDS encoding lipopolysaccharide biosynthesis protein encodes the protein MTITSSSNSGQLAQRVRTVATISAASALAAIVAFVVSILSARVLGPAGRGEVATVLQFAYIVAPFVGFGADRLLLRRDDYDHGLIPSGFAMTVVALIACAIAGVVYGPWTAMAGVVALVTVSFSMVRAMAISRHRVSFFVAVFVGFQGSVLLISTALYFAGVEDWRWWAAAYIFPALPLAIWSLAKSRKHTDSRVGGVVETARTNAPFIASGLGPLTTTRLGRVLLPALASPASLGLFVVVATATEPLYWVAQSVADQRTSDQRGRELTPSRVLRHLGIVTAAYGALGALGGVALYFLIVPVFGHEFEPARELVLPLTIAAVVLGCYRHLCGEILGSDNPRRIGRVELISAVIAVICYPIGILLGDALGLAWTSAVVYFAAAVVAAVALMRPTGGQKNPSTTTEELPVDVIEES
- a CDS encoding glycosyltransferase family 4 protein, with translation MRITYIHQHFVLPGEPGGSRPYEFARRMAAVGHEVTMICGRDEAMDKTVDGIHVRRLAIPYRNEMSKRERIVSFFNFLVRASAVAARVPADVIYASSTPLTVAVPGIVAKFTQRAPLVAEIRDLWPEVPIKLGYLNNPVAIFLAKQLEKAFYAASSEVVALSPSMADGVKEVAPKKRVTVIPNASDFERFDIPAEQRAAFRKEQGWGDDVVAVYAGGFGMSYQLEWLVDLAAQLRRDGVENVRFVLLGQGSDSDALYQRAENAGLDADAMFLGRQPKEDVAKYVSAADIALSPLRDDPCLEGNSLNKVFDAMAASRPVVFNHGGWLEEAATEHDAGWRLSRDIPTAAKRFAEIISDRDEMRAAGQRNRELGEKRFARDSLYNQLIEVLNRVRKVQK